The genomic stretch AATGGCGCGCACAAGGCGAGCTTCACCATCTATAAGGCGGAGTCGACGCTGCCGCGTTCGGTGAACGTCCTGGAGCTGGTGCAGGCTATGTCGCAAGTGGCGGAGTGCGAGCGCATTGCACTCGTGCGCGACAATTTCGACGCGACGCGAGCCGACGCGGACCAGACCGCCGACAGCTATGCCGAGTGCGTCATCGAAATCGTGCTGAAGAAGCGTGCCGTTGCGACGGCGCACGAGATGAAGCATGCGATGGAACACGCGCGCACCGCGGCGGACGGCATCGCCGCGGCGCAGGCGGCCGTGCGCGTGTATCCGTATCGTTTCGATGTCTACCATCGCGCGATGATGCAGTTCCTGCGCTGGGACGCGCCCGAACATGCCGACGCCATGTGGAAGCAGTGCGTCGAGCGCTTGCCTGGCGAGCATCTGCCGCGCCTTGATCAGGCGCTGCATCTGATCGCGCGCGGGAAGCTCACTGAAGGCTTCGCATTGCGCGAAACGGTGATGGGACCCTTCGGCTGGAAGCGTCGCACCACCGTGCAGCCTCCGCACAACGTGCCGGAGTGGAAGGGCGAATCGTTATCCGGAAAGTCGATCGCGATCTGGAGCGAGTTCGGGCTCGGCGACGAGATCTTCTTTCTTCGCTTCGCGAAGATTTTCCGCGAACAATGCGGCGCGAAGCGTGCGGTCGTCGTGTGTCAGGCGCCGCTCGTCGAGCTGTACGAGGCGTCCCTCGGCGCCGACGATGTCGTCAATGTGCAGGACGCGGCGAACATGGCCGGCATCGATTACTGGGTGTTTCCGCACGCGATTCCCGTTCATCTGCCGCTCGAACTGGATGCACTTCCGCGCACCGTTCCTTATCTGCGCGCGCCGGCGGCGGTTGCTTCCAAGCTGCCCGATGTCGCGGCCGGCAAGCTGAAGGTCGGCGTGGTATTCAAGGGCAATCCGACGCACGAAAACGACGCTAACCGCTCGCTTCCGTCGCTGGCCGTGCTGAACGATCTCTTCGCGATGGACGGCATCGAGTTCTTCAGTCTGCAAAAGGGCGCGGGCGCGGACGAAGCCGCGCGATACGCGACCGAGCGCGCGAACTTCCACGACGTGGGCGCGCGTCTCGACACCATGGCCGAGACGGCCAGCGCCATCGCGGCGCTCGATCTCGTGCTGACCGTGGACACGTCCGTTGCGCACGTCGCGGGCGCGATGGGCAAACCGGTGTGGCTGTTGCTGCCGGCCTTCGGCGACTGGCGCTGGCATTACACACGCGAAGACAGCCCGTGGTATCCGACCATGCGCCTCTTCCGCCGCCGCTTCGGTGGCGACTGGGCGGAAGTCGTCGCGCGCATCGGCGGGCACTTGCGGTTTCAGCTGGCGGCGAAGGCATCCGAAGCCGGTTCTAGTGAGGCAGCGGGCACGGCCATCCGATGAATCGAAATCCATCTATATCGCGGGAGGTCACGCCGGCGTGAAAATGTAAGCGACCTGCGATGTACGGGAAAGGTCGTCCGCGTCTGCCCTGCATTGCGCGTCCGACCGGAGTGAAGCGAGCGGTGCGGTCGTCGCCCGCGCGAGCCCACTGCCCCGGACCCGATTTTTTCGACCCAGTTCGCCGCCTTACCAGGCGGCTTTTTTTTGCTGCAAAAGACTGCTAGACGAGCGAGAAAGTGCGTTGCTCGCGTGGCTGCGCGTTATCGACATTGTTCGATATATCGCGCGATAACGTTTGACTAAAGTCATGTGAATCATGCCGCAGGGGATCGATGCGACGCGCATGTCGCGGACATGGGCGAAGGCTTCGGCTACTTCGGTTACACGCAAAGGCATCGAATACGGGAAGGCGGTCGCTTACCCGTCGCCAGCCGCTTTTTAGTCAGGTGCTCTTATGTTCGTTTCGGATTCGATCTGCCAGGCCTTTCGCAAATGTTGTGAAGCAGTGGGAATCGCATCGACGATTCTGGTGCCCGTATTCTTCGCGCTGTCGTTCGTCTTGCTCGCCGTTCTCGGATCGGGCATATCGGAGTCCGTAATAACGATATCGGTTGCCGTCGTCTTCACCGGGGCGATGATCGTGATCACGGGCATGCTGTTCGCCGAAAGCCGGCGATACAAGAAGCGAAGGACCTCGCTCGTCGCGTCGATGCCGCTGCGCGATCTGGCGCAGCCCGCACCGCAGCCGGACCATCCACCCCATGCGAACGGCGAACGATGCGACGGCATGAAGCCGCGCTGCCGCTTATGCCGTACCGGCAGCCGGCGCGTGCGCCTCGGCTGCCTGACCCCTGGAGCCTACTGTGAAGACCGGAATGAATAGCGCCCCTCGGGACCGCGCCGCGCTTGCATGCGTGCAAGCGCCGTTGCCCGTCTTTCCATGCGATTGCCCGTATCCTAGAATGACATCACGGCAATCATGCCGAATCGGGGGACGTGGCGATGAACCGGTTTGTTCGTCAGTTGCATCGTTCGCGCAAAGCAGCGCGTCTGTTTCGTTTTCCGATGCAAACCTGCACAGGGCCGGCAAGGGTGTGCTCATGAGTGGACACACGGGTACCGTCCGCGTGGTGCTGGCCGATGACCACCCCATCGTTCTTCTGGCCGTCTCCGATCAGTTTTCACGGCTTCCCGGCTTCGCGATCACGGCTACGGTGAACTCGGGTGCGGACCTCGTGCGCGCGCTCGAGAAGGAACCCGCTGATCTCGTCATTACGGATCTCGTGATGCAAGGCGACGAAGAAGTCGAACTGGACGGCTTGCGTCTCGTGAGCAAACTGCGCCGCTCGTATCCCGATGTCCCGCTCGTCGTGCTCACGATGATGACGAGCGGCGGCATGTTCCATGAGCTCTGCAAGCTCGGCGTCGCCGCCATCGTCAGCAAGGAAGAGCCGGCGAGCGAACTGGCGCAGATCAGCGTGCGCGCGCTCACCACGAAGGAAACCATCTTCTCGCCGAAGATCCAGCATCGTCTCGCGCGGGAAGGCTCGACCACGAAGGACCTCGCGCGCGAACAGCCGCTTTCGCCGCGCGAACTGGAAGTCGTGCGCCTCTTCGCGCAGGGACTATCCGTGACCGAAATCGCGCGGACGCTGAACCGCTCCGTGCCGACGGTCGCGACGCAAAAGCGGTCCGCCATGCGCAAGCTGCATGTGGAGAACCATGTCGACCTCGTGAAATATGCGGCGAAGACAGGGTTGGCCTGATGGAGCGTTTCTTCGCCGCATCGCAGAATTCCCCTCTGCAAATGCTGCGGATGCTCGAAAGCAACCTGAAGCGCGAGCGGCGCATCTTCGCGATTGCCGTTGGACTCTTGATCTTCGCGGCGTTATGCGGCGCCACCGCCACTGGATTCTTCCTGTTGACCTCGACCTTGAAGACCGAAGGCGAGTTCGCGCAGACGGCAATGCGCGGCGTCAACGTCAACGTATTTAGCCGCTACAACATGCTCACGCCGGGGAGCCTGCTGCTGGACGTGGGCGCGTCGCCGCCGGACATGGGCGGGTCGAAACGTCCCGGCACGCCCAGGTGCGAGGCTTATCCTCCGGCCGGGGCGGATCACGCGCTCGCCTCCGCATGTCAGGCTGCGCATCAGATGATCCCGGAGGAAAGCACGCCGCCCGTGCTGCAGTACGCGAACTACGAAGGAACCGTCTCCTATGGA from Caballeronia sp. LZ062 encodes the following:
- a CDS encoding response regulator transcription factor; amino-acid sequence: MSGHTGTVRVVLADDHPIVLLAVSDQFSRLPGFAITATVNSGADLVRALEKEPADLVITDLVMQGDEEVELDGLRLVSKLRRSYPDVPLVVLTMMTSGGMFHELCKLGVAAIVSKEEPASELAQISVRALTTKETIFSPKIQHRLAREGSTTKDLAREQPLSPRELEVVRLFAQGLSVTEIARTLNRSVPTVATQKRSAMRKLHVENHVDLVKYAAKTGLA
- a CDS encoding methyltransferase domain-containing protein; this encodes MKETSKASLRRSREPAFVQHYLVGDGLDIGVTDDPLSAHAHVFPRMGKATAWAANKSDLSSMDGAADASFDFVHASHVLAQQNNPHKALARWLDLVKPGGHVIVTVPDEDLYGKGVWPSRFNGAHKASFTIYKAESTLPRSVNVLELVQAMSQVAECERIALVRDNFDATRADADQTADSYAECVIEIVLKKRAVATAHEMKHAMEHARTAADGIAAAQAAVRVYPYRFDVYHRAMMQFLRWDAPEHADAMWKQCVERLPGEHLPRLDQALHLIARGKLTEGFALRETVMGPFGWKRRTTVQPPHNVPEWKGESLSGKSIAIWSEFGLGDEIFFLRFAKIFREQCGAKRAVVVCQAPLVELYEASLGADDVVNVQDAANMAGIDYWVFPHAIPVHLPLELDALPRTVPYLRAPAAVASKLPDVAAGKLKVGVVFKGNPTHENDANRSLPSLAVLNDLFAMDGIEFFSLQKGAGADEAARYATERANFHDVGARLDTMAETASAIAALDLVLTVDTSVAHVAGAMGKPVWLLLPAFGDWRWHYTREDSPWYPTMRLFRRRFGGDWAEVVARIGGHLRFQLAAKASEAGSSEAAGTAIR